The proteins below come from a single Kosakonia sp. SMBL-WEM22 genomic window:
- the traD gene encoding type IV conjugative transfer system coupling protein TraD: MSNRYVIEALLRPAVELNTAVVSGMAAYVCVQAPWAVALAPSVSYVTAAGFAALAVTRTHQGMKIIRYRRNLRRLPRYVMSTKQIPVSHRRLFLGRGFRWTQKHTQRLQDTLRPEVARYLQPNRFYLGARQLEMMTEHRLPWLGKLLSADTPLNPVRPLPAVGGNPALHGIEPDEKDVTLALGERVGHTVVYGTTRVGKTRLAELLVTQDIRRGEVTIVFDPKGDADLMKRVWAEAHRAGRGDELYIFHLGWPEISARYNAVGRFGRVSEVASRVAGQLSGEGNSAAFREFAWRFVNIIARALVALGERPDYTLIMRYVNNIADLYIRYAEKIIQAQLPSLQTQIENNQQVLGEDDVPRNMQGQPDALRIWAIEVALSSEEGKKLYDPILDGLRSAVRYDRTYFDKIVASLLPLLEKLTTGKTAELLSPDYQDIDDTRPIFDWEQIIRKKAVVYVGLDALSDSEVASAVGNSMFADLVSVAGHIYKHGINAGLPGGKEGKSLINLHCDEFNELMGDEFIPLINKGGGAGMQVTAYTQTSSDIEARIGNAAKTAQVQGNFNNLIMLRVRENRTAELLTTQLPQVEIYTKTLVSGHQDTADVNADQDFTSSTQDRVGTVKVPLLEPADIVTLPKGQAFALLEGGQLWKIRMPLPAGDADDVLMPESIEKIAEEMRRSYHSGESWWRDGPALNVPVTGGENG, encoded by the coding sequence ATGAGTAACCGATACGTTATTGAAGCCCTGCTGCGTCCGGCCGTTGAGCTGAATACCGCCGTGGTGTCGGGCATGGCGGCGTATGTGTGTGTCCAGGCCCCGTGGGCTGTCGCCCTGGCTCCGTCTGTCAGCTATGTCACTGCCGCCGGGTTTGCAGCGCTGGCCGTCACCCGCACCCATCAGGGAATGAAGATTATTCGTTACCGACGGAATCTCCGTCGCCTGCCGCGCTATGTCATGAGCACTAAACAGATCCCCGTCAGCCATCGTCGTCTGTTTCTCGGGCGGGGTTTCCGCTGGACCCAGAAACACACCCAGCGCCTGCAGGATACGCTGCGCCCGGAAGTGGCCCGTTACCTGCAGCCAAACCGCTTTTATCTGGGGGCGCGTCAGCTCGAAATGATGACAGAGCATCGTCTGCCCTGGCTGGGCAAGCTGCTGAGCGCCGATACGCCGCTGAACCCGGTGCGGCCGTTACCGGCGGTGGGCGGAAACCCGGCGCTGCACGGCATCGAGCCCGACGAAAAAGACGTCACCCTGGCTCTGGGGGAGCGCGTTGGTCATACGGTGGTGTACGGCACCACGCGCGTCGGGAAGACCCGGCTGGCCGAGCTGCTGGTCACCCAGGATATCCGGCGGGGTGAGGTCACCATCGTGTTTGATCCGAAAGGCGACGCAGACCTGATGAAACGCGTCTGGGCAGAGGCCCACCGGGCCGGGCGCGGGGATGAGCTGTATATCTTTCATCTCGGCTGGCCTGAAATTTCGGCCCGTTATAATGCCGTCGGGCGTTTTGGTCGCGTGTCAGAGGTGGCGTCCCGCGTGGCCGGTCAGTTGTCGGGTGAGGGGAACAGCGCGGCATTCCGTGAATTTGCGTGGCGGTTCGTCAACATCATCGCCCGTGCGCTGGTCGCCCTGGGTGAGCGCCCTGACTACACGCTGATTATGCGTTACGTGAACAATATCGCCGATCTCTATATCCGCTATGCGGAAAAAATCATCCAGGCGCAGCTGCCCTCTCTGCAGACGCAGATTGAGAATAATCAGCAGGTGTTGGGCGAGGATGACGTGCCCCGCAACATGCAGGGGCAGCCGGACGCCTTACGCATCTGGGCCATCGAGGTTGCCCTGAGTTCAGAAGAAGGCAAGAAGCTCTATGATCCGATTCTCGACGGGCTGCGCTCAGCAGTGCGTTATGACCGCACTTACTTTGACAAAATCGTGGCGTCGCTGCTGCCGTTGCTGGAAAAACTGACCACCGGCAAGACCGCCGAGCTGCTGTCGCCGGATTATCAGGACATTGACGACACGCGGCCGATTTTTGACTGGGAACAGATCATCCGTAAAAAAGCCGTGGTGTATGTGGGGCTTGATGCGCTCAGTGACAGTGAAGTGGCGAGCGCGGTCGGTAACTCCATGTTCGCCGATCTGGTGAGTGTGGCCGGGCACATTTATAAGCACGGTATCAATGCTGGCCTGCCTGGCGGGAAAGAAGGGAAGTCCCTGATTAACCTTCACTGCGATGAGTTTAACGAGCTGATGGGCGATGAGTTTATCCCGCTCATCAACAAAGGTGGCGGTGCCGGCATGCAGGTGACGGCCTATACCCAGACGTCTTCTGATATTGAGGCCCGCATCGGGAATGCGGCCAAGACGGCTCAGGTACAGGGTAACTTTAACAACCTGATTATGCTGCGCGTCAGGGAGAACCGCACCGCCGAACTGCTGACCACGCAGCTGCCGCAGGTGGAGATTTACACCAAAACGCTGGTCTCCGGGCACCAGGACACGGCCGATGTCAACGCAGACCAGGACTTCACCTCCAGCACCCAGGACCGCGTCGGGACGGTAAAAGTCCCGCTGCTGGAGCCGGCTGATATCGTGACGCTGCCGAAAGGGCAGGCGTTTGCCCTGCTGGAAGGCGGGCAGCTGTGGAAAATCCGCATGCCGCTGCCTGCCGGGGATGCTGATGATGTGCTGATGCCGGAAAGTATTGAGAAAATAGCGGAGGAGATGCGGCGCAGCTATCACAGCGGCGAATCCTGGTGGCGGGACGGTCCGGCCCTGAACGTGCCGGTCACAGGAGGGGAGAATGGCTGA
- a CDS encoding TIGR03747 family integrating conjugative element membrane protein: MAEVKRPPQQQTLPERKHGMLYNLLWGWPWALVGVVLSSLLLSLLIEYIGIAFFWPEAGAAHSEAVMNTELGWLSTEFTRSLLLSDPSVTVVRWVSTAYQWAFVDSGFLDWVRQQYAHQMHSDNAVTREINSWSGWLAGYLREYLLATVWISIITLVRVTILVLSVPLFVLVVVVALVEGLGRRDLRRYGAGYESSFVYHHAKKMVRQAAVVPAMLYLSWPTAVYPNLLLLPAAVLLGIAVTVTTASFKKYI, encoded by the coding sequence ATGGCTGAGGTAAAACGTCCCCCACAGCAGCAGACGCTGCCGGAGCGCAAACACGGCATGCTGTATAACCTGCTCTGGGGCTGGCCATGGGCCCTGGTGGGCGTGGTGCTGTCCTCGCTGCTGCTGAGCCTGCTGATTGAATATATCGGCATCGCCTTCTTCTGGCCGGAAGCCGGGGCGGCGCACAGTGAAGCGGTCATGAACACCGAGCTGGGGTGGCTGTCCACAGAGTTCACCCGCAGCCTGCTGCTGTCTGATCCATCGGTGACGGTTGTGCGCTGGGTGAGTACCGCCTATCAGTGGGCCTTTGTGGACAGTGGCTTCCTGGACTGGGTCCGGCAGCAGTATGCACACCAGATGCACAGTGACAATGCCGTCACCCGGGAAATCAACAGCTGGAGCGGCTGGCTTGCCGGCTACCTGCGTGAATATCTGCTGGCTACGGTATGGATAAGCATTATCACCCTGGTACGCGTCACCATCCTGGTGCTGTCCGTGCCGCTGTTTGTGCTGGTCGTGGTGGTAGCGCTGGTTGAGGGGCTGGGGCGGCGTGATCTACGGCGTTACGGGGCGGGGTATGAAAGTTCGTTTGTCTATCACCATGCCAAAAAGATGGTCAGACAGGCCGCTGTGGTGCCTGCCATGCTGTACCTTTCCTGGCCCACGGCAGTCTACCCCAATCTGCTGTTGTTGCCGGCGGCTGTCCTGCTGGGGATCGCCGTGACCGTGACCACGGCTTCGTTCAAGAAATATATATGA
- a CDS encoding IS110 family transposase, whose translation MKLMPVGVDIAKNVMQVHFINTDTGEIFNKALKRDKFLEFFTNRSPCIIGMEACGGAHHWARQLSRLGHQVKLMPGEFVKAFNIRNKNDIADAQAIWRAVQQPGKAVAIKTEQQQAMLALHRIRSQLIKFRLMQTNALHGLLAEYGEVMRTGHASLIKNVPDILARLYGRLPAVLIDSLREQLGEVERTDSRITDIERRIRELSKNDPGVKAISEIPGVGLLTATAAVASMGNADVFRSGREFAGWVGLVPRQTGTGGKIQLLGISKRGDKYLRKLLVNGAHSVIQNAREPGDWVTNLLKRRPINVASVALANKMARIIWAVLAHGRPYRKEVAPD comes from the coding sequence ATGAAACTTATGCCAGTCGGTGTCGACATAGCCAAAAACGTGATGCAGGTTCACTTTATAAACACAGATACAGGAGAAATTTTCAACAAGGCCCTGAAGCGTGACAAATTTCTTGAATTTTTCACTAACCGCTCTCCCTGCATTATTGGTATGGAAGCCTGTGGCGGCGCACATCACTGGGCCCGGCAGCTGAGCAGGCTCGGCCATCAGGTGAAACTGATGCCAGGCGAATTCGTTAAAGCCTTCAATATCCGTAACAAGAATGACATCGCTGACGCGCAGGCTATCTGGCGGGCGGTCCAACAACCGGGCAAAGCGGTGGCGATAAAAACCGAGCAGCAGCAGGCCATGCTGGCTCTGCACCGGATACGCTCACAGCTGATAAAGTTTCGGTTGATGCAAACCAACGCTTTACACGGTTTACTTGCTGAATATGGCGAGGTGATGCGTACAGGGCATGCCAGCCTCATCAAAAATGTCCCTGATATTCTTGCTCGCCTGTACGGACGGTTACCGGCTGTGCTCATAGACAGTCTGCGCGAACAGCTGGGCGAAGTGGAACGAACTGACTCTCGTATTACGGACATCGAAAGACGAATACGCGAACTGAGCAAAAATGATCCCGGCGTAAAAGCCATAAGCGAAATCCCCGGCGTAGGGCTATTGACCGCCACCGCTGCGGTTGCATCAATGGGTAATGCGGACGTCTTCCGTTCAGGCCGTGAGTTTGCTGGCTGGGTGGGGCTAGTCCCAAGGCAGACCGGAACAGGCGGAAAGATCCAACTGCTGGGAATTAGTAAGCGAGGCGATAAGTATCTGCGAAAACTGCTGGTCAACGGAGCTCACAGCGTCATACAGAATGCCCGTGAGCCGGGGGACTGGGTCACCAACCTGCTGAAGCGGCGTCCGATAAACGTCGCCTCCGTAGCGCTGGCCAACAAAATGGCACGAATCATATGGGCTGTGCTGGCGCACGGCAGGCCCTATCGAAAGGAAGTTGCTCCTGACTGA
- a CDS encoding pyridoxal-phosphate dependent enzyme — protein MTNYITLSSIIKAAERIENAVIRTPTVGSPGLSDLLGRKVFLKLENLQAGGSFKARGVLNLLSAFSGNLKDYRFAAVSGGNFGIAVAEAAKALDLNVTVIMPKNAPASSIEKIRHAGSTVILEEDVSSAFERANTLAEQGYHIIDDCSDTLVAEGYGTLALELIEDCPSLTDVFVAVGGGAMLAGIATVLKSRNPHIRIWGVETEGASSMYQALKAGKPVHVDITSAISTLGVPVIDRLMLEHAQHYIEKVIIVSDSDAIQGMLSFGEKACLWVEPAAGTLIPAVISVIPGMPDNAVIGLIVCGGNITQREMNEWAKNTDVI, from the coding sequence ATGACCAATTACATTACTTTGTCTTCAATTATCAAAGCTGCTGAAAGGATTGAAAATGCAGTTATCAGGACCCCCACAGTTGGTTCTCCTGGATTGTCGGATCTGCTGGGAAGAAAGGTATTTCTCAAACTTGAGAATTTGCAGGCTGGAGGCTCTTTTAAAGCCAGGGGAGTGCTGAATCTGCTTTCCGCTTTTTCCGGTAATCTGAAAGATTACCGTTTCGCTGCCGTCAGTGGCGGTAACTTTGGTATCGCAGTGGCAGAAGCAGCCAAAGCGCTAGACCTAAACGTGACCGTGATTATGCCAAAAAATGCCCCGGCCTCATCCATTGAGAAAATACGCCATGCCGGTAGCACGGTTATTCTTGAAGAAGATGTCAGTTCCGCGTTTGAACGGGCAAACACGCTTGCTGAGCAGGGATACCACATCATTGATGACTGTAGCGATACACTTGTCGCCGAAGGATATGGAACCCTGGCACTGGAACTTATTGAAGATTGCCCTTCATTGACTGATGTATTTGTTGCAGTGGGTGGCGGTGCAATGCTGGCAGGCATCGCGACAGTACTAAAATCCCGTAACCCACATATTCGTATATGGGGAGTGGAAACCGAGGGGGCCAGTTCTATGTACCAGGCATTGAAGGCAGGAAAACCCGTGCATGTGGACATAACCTCTGCCATTTCAACCCTTGGCGTCCCTGTGATTGACCGCCTTATGCTGGAACACGCGCAGCACTACATTGAAAAGGTCATCATAGTCTCGGATAGCGACGCCATACAAGGCATGCTTTCATTTGGCGAGAAAGCATGCCTGTGGGTCGAACCGGCCGCCGGGACACTTATTCCTGCAGTGATCTCAGTTATACCTGGCATGCCTGATAATGCAGTCATTGGACTCATCGTTTGTGGTGGTAACATTACGCAACGAGAGATGAATGAGTGGGCGAAAAATACAGATGTTATTTAG
- a CDS encoding DUF5710 domain-containing protein has translation MSRTDLNVPFDEKEDVKRLGGRWDPEKKTWFIPEGIAPTPFKKWIPFRNVRAPYWYIAQTIGTCWKCHENTLLTAILLPDGHETLEAEENEVDDNTTNLDTMPTYWLAQEKPAFIFYIDDMPREVLSQFGRVRHYLSRDYSKTTDSRYWMNHCQHCHAKQGDFPLHCEPNGFFVPLEVRHGQDIELHTIKTAFTAACGGISHDHIHIHFGDSRVSTAGEMLPWMKIVS, from the coding sequence ATGTCAAGAACTGACCTGAATGTTCCATTTGATGAAAAAGAAGATGTTAAACGGCTGGGTGGCCGCTGGGATCCCGAAAAGAAAACATGGTTTATTCCCGAAGGAATAGCACCGACGCCTTTTAAAAAGTGGATACCATTCAGAAATGTTCGCGCTCCGTATTGGTATATTGCACAAACAATCGGTACGTGCTGGAAATGTCATGAGAATACGTTGTTAACGGCAATACTACTGCCTGATGGGCATGAAACTCTTGAAGCGGAAGAAAATGAAGTTGACGACAATACAACGAATTTAGACACCATGCCAACATACTGGCTAGCACAGGAGAAACCTGCATTCATATTTTATATAGATGATATGCCCCGGGAAGTGTTATCGCAGTTTGGTCGGGTCAGGCATTACCTGTCCAGGGATTACAGTAAAACCACAGACAGCCGTTACTGGATGAATCACTGCCAGCACTGCCATGCAAAACAAGGTGATTTTCCTCTGCATTGCGAACCAAATGGCTTTTTTGTGCCGTTGGAAGTTCGCCATGGTCAGGATATTGAGCTACATACGATAAAAACCGCCTTTACTGCTGCATGTGGCGGCATCTCACATGACCATATTCATATTCATTTTGGCGACTCAAGAGTGTCAACCGCTGGTGAAATGTTGCCTTGGATGAAAATAGTAAGCTGA
- a CDS encoding helix-turn-helix domain-containing protein: MLILPALAEGAMRNGELMRKIEGISQKVLTQTLRQLERHGLVSRVDYGEKPACVQYSLTRVAESLVSTLAALDRWAEINFPELDAARVKYDQENGSS, encoded by the coding sequence ATGCTTATCCTTCCTGCACTTGCAGAGGGGGCTATGCGTAACGGCGAGCTGATGAGAAAAATTGAAGGCATCTCCCAAAAGGTTCTGACCCAGACTCTACGGCAGCTCGAAAGACATGGGCTGGTATCCAGAGTTGATTACGGAGAGAAACCCGCCTGCGTGCAATACAGTCTGACCAGAGTGGCAGAATCACTCGTCAGTACACTCGCAGCTCTCGATCGATGGGCCGAAATTAATTTCCCTGAACTTGACGCCGCAAGGGTCAAGTACGATCAGGAAAATGGCAGTTCTTAA
- a CDS encoding NAD(P)H-dependent oxidoreductase — MKVLIISAHPEADSFNSFLASSAARVFEKQGSLVQTVNLYSDNFDPCERQNFYPDRQDPLRFDALLEQRHHWEMHNLPDDVVRHIELLKSADLLLLHFPFWWFGMPAILKGWMDRVFVYGGIYDSKHRHENGIMKGKRALLTVTAGAPANACGHNGRHGDMRFLLWPSIHALHYIGYSMLEPYLIHGVRGGLDGLAKEKQQQFLDQKVKDFESRLININDWPIIPFNKEEDFNEDKTLKPHSPEYSPFVRHNPGSWKADPI, encoded by the coding sequence ATGAAGGTACTGATTATCTCTGCGCATCCTGAGGCGGATTCATTTAACTCATTCCTGGCATCCAGCGCCGCCCGTGTATTTGAAAAACAGGGCTCCCTGGTTCAGACAGTCAATTTATACAGTGACAATTTCGACCCCTGTGAAAGACAGAATTTTTACCCTGACAGGCAGGACCCTCTGAGGTTTGATGCCCTGCTGGAGCAGCGGCATCACTGGGAAATGCATAATCTGCCTGATGATGTTGTCAGGCACATTGAGTTATTAAAAAGTGCTGATCTACTGCTGCTGCATTTTCCCTTCTGGTGGTTTGGTATGCCGGCGATCCTGAAAGGCTGGATGGACCGGGTATTTGTGTATGGCGGAATATACGACAGTAAACACCGACACGAAAATGGCATCATGAAAGGTAAACGGGCTTTGCTTACAGTAACGGCCGGTGCACCTGCTAATGCCTGTGGCCACAACGGGCGCCATGGAGACATGCGGTTTCTGCTATGGCCGTCCATACATGCACTACATTATATAGGTTACAGCATGCTGGAACCTTACCTCATCCATGGCGTACGCGGCGGCCTTGATGGATTAGCCAAAGAAAAACAGCAGCAATTTCTCGATCAAAAAGTGAAAGATTTTGAAAGCCGGCTTATCAATATAAATGACTGGCCCATTATTCCTTTCAATAAAGAAGAGGATTTCAATGAGGACAAAACATTAAAACCCCATTCACCGGAGTACAGCCCGTTTGTACGGCACAATCCGGGGAGCTGGAAAGCTGACCCAATCTGA
- a CDS encoding contact-dependent growth inhibition system immunity protein, with product MMKQRDTPLELDNLVCNYFGHDYDLIDDSEALQPKIDAYNRQSGKAMQMALLEDIDDFLALGDTMNMAFSKRYGVYFDPLLWGITPHDFLVLVREQVNIALAHPQKN from the coding sequence ATGATGAAACAGCGTGATACCCCCCTGGAACTGGATAATCTAGTCTGTAATTATTTCGGGCATGATTACGACCTCATTGATGACAGTGAGGCACTCCAGCCTAAAATTGACGCCTATAACCGGCAGTCGGGAAAGGCGATGCAGATGGCGCTTCTTGAAGACATTGACGATTTTCTGGCTCTGGGGGATACGATGAATATGGCCTTCAGTAAAAGATATGGCGTGTATTTCGATCCGTTGCTGTGGGGCATCACCCCCCATGATTTCCTGGTTCTGGTCAGGGAGCAGGTTAACATCGCCTTAGCACACCCTCAAAAAAACTGA
- a CDS encoding RNase A-like domain-containing protein produces MSETNGLRIALSPVQLAATLSEKSISEGETLSNRLWGGLGLAGGVVEMFGAGVMCVVPEPTMLTKAGCVVVGTHSLDTVQASFRQIWSGRQINTDTYNSAVLLAESLGADRDTALKVGMTVDLAIPVGFSVAVGAVRVVAVRSGRIKLAEHESVTGQHPGGHTIERHIGKTPEELAARLQRRPMLPATSSFRNLDEAEILTTKVLRAHKNEIEMFVKFQPKGTPWRKKISMQFTQPTGIVMKRGSSEVRNCYRVEVWLELTEYNGKPYFILTSMPLE; encoded by the coding sequence ATGAGTGAAACAAATGGCCTCAGAATTGCCCTGTCGCCGGTGCAGCTGGCAGCCACACTTTCAGAAAAAAGTATCAGCGAAGGCGAAACGCTCAGCAACCGTTTATGGGGCGGACTGGGTCTCGCAGGCGGCGTGGTCGAAATGTTCGGTGCCGGTGTGATGTGCGTGGTTCCGGAGCCCACAATGCTAACCAAAGCAGGGTGCGTTGTCGTCGGCACGCACAGCCTTGATACCGTCCAGGCTTCATTTCGCCAGATATGGAGCGGCAGACAGATAAATACAGATACCTACAATTCAGCAGTTCTGCTTGCAGAATCGCTGGGTGCTGATCGCGATACGGCTTTAAAAGTCGGCATGACAGTGGATCTTGCCATTCCGGTTGGGTTCTCCGTGGCAGTGGGAGCTGTACGTGTTGTCGCCGTCAGATCAGGGAGAATAAAACTGGCAGAACATGAATCAGTTACCGGTCAGCACCCGGGCGGCCATACTATCGAAAGGCATATAGGTAAAACCCCTGAAGAGCTTGCTGCCAGACTTCAGCGAAGGCCGATGCTGCCTGCAACCAGCTCATTCAGAAACCTTGACGAGGCTGAAATTCTCACGACAAAAGTGCTGAGAGCCCATAAAAATGAGATAGAAATGTTCGTCAAATTTCAGCCCAAAGGCACCCCATGGCGGAAAAAAATATCCATGCAATTCACACAGCCTACAGGGATTGTGATGAAAAGAGGAAGCTCAGAAGTCAGAAACTGTTACCGTGTTGAAGTGTGGCTGGAGCTCACTGAGTACAATGGTAAGCCTTATTTTATACTGACGTCGATGCCCCTGGAGTGA
- a CDS encoding RAQPRD family integrative conjugative element protein: MNSLRPAMRHNRRVPGITGLLLLTCLASAAAQASEKDELASVQRQLDQVQASLERARVAAAQADPADRGRFFFDYHQATSDLNTIRSGIDRYLEPSRAQPRDPSFVAGNYRRERP; encoded by the coding sequence ATGAACTCACTTCGTCCGGCTATGCGGCACAACCGTCGTGTCCCGGGCATCACCGGCCTGCTGCTGCTGACCTGTCTGGCATCAGCTGCTGCACAGGCATCCGAGAAAGACGAGCTTGCGTCTGTTCAGCGTCAGCTGGACCAGGTTCAGGCGTCGCTTGAACGGGCCCGCGTGGCGGCAGCGCAGGCTGACCCGGCTGACCGTGGCCGCTTTTTCTTTGATTACCATCAGGCCACATCCGATCTCAACACCATCCGCAGCGGCATTGACCGCTATCTGGAGCCCTCCCGCGCGCAACCGCGTGACCCGTCTTTTGTGGCCGGTAATTACCGGCGGGAGCGGCCCTGA
- a CDS encoding TIGR03758 family integrating conjugative element protein, which yields MPMTPEQTNAFKAGSGSLDLSILNLLSIGALIAFLFLWAAWGLSDVWNGWSNARVRDAALGRFVIRVVLLLLACIWMFAS from the coding sequence ATGCCCATGACACCCGAACAAACCAACGCGTTTAAGGCCGGCTCCGGCAGCCTTGACCTGAGCATTCTTAATCTGCTCAGCATCGGGGCACTGATAGCGTTTCTTTTTCTGTGGGCCGCATGGGGGCTGTCGGATGTCTGGAACGGCTGGAGTAACGCCAGAGTACGGGATGCGGCGCTGGGCCGGTTTGTTATCCGCGTCGTGCTGCTGTTGCTCGCGTGTATCTGGATGTTCGCCAGTTAA
- a CDS encoding TIGR03745 family integrating conjugative element membrane protein: MHQSESVVARLRRLGSRALTRAGTLAILGWLTCKPAFADLPQVEPPTSGGGSGLSGQIKGYIQDGLVIGGLVVAAVAFINVAIAALHTFTEVRNERATWTKFGSIIVVGVVLLVTVIWLIGKSADILL, encoded by the coding sequence ATGCACCAATCTGAGTCTGTTGTTGCCCGCCTGCGCCGCCTTGGCAGCCGTGCGCTGACCCGTGCCGGTACGCTGGCTATTCTGGGCTGGCTCACCTGCAAACCGGCCTTTGCTGATTTACCCCAGGTTGAACCCCCCACATCGGGCGGCGGAAGCGGCCTGTCCGGACAAATCAAGGGGTACATACAGGATGGTCTGGTTATCGGCGGGCTGGTTGTGGCGGCCGTTGCCTTTATTAACGTCGCCATTGCCGCCCTGCACACGTTTACCGAAGTCCGTAACGAGCGTGCGACCTGGACCAAATTTGGTTCCATTATCGTGGTGGGTGTGGTGCTGCTGGTTACCGTTATCTGGCTGATCGGCAAGTCTGCCGACATTCTGCTGTAG
- a CDS encoding TIGR03750 family conjugal transfer protein, whose translation MQTIRFLPDRLNSEPVVFRGFTTHEMGLAALAGAGVGLLLSLPFIPLAGWVVVPTGLLVMPLLLVWFGGRWMARLKRGKPENWLWQRLETRKRRLGMGNPKLIVDARGWSVKRNRRAS comes from the coding sequence ATGCAGACCATCCGTTTTCTCCCTGACCGTCTCAACAGTGAGCCCGTGGTGTTTCGCGGGTTTACCACCCATGAGATGGGGCTGGCAGCCCTTGCCGGCGCGGGGGTGGGTCTGCTCCTGTCACTGCCGTTTATCCCGCTGGCCGGCTGGGTTGTTGTGCCCACCGGCCTGCTGGTCATGCCGCTGCTGCTGGTCTGGTTCGGCGGCCGCTGGATGGCCAGGCTCAAGCGCGGTAAGCCCGAGAACTGGCTCTGGCAGCGACTGGAGACCAGGAAACGCCGGCTGGGAATGGGCAATCCGAAACTGATAGTGGATGCCCGGGGCTGGTCAGTGAAACGTAACAGGAGAGCCTCATGA
- a CDS encoding PFL_4703 family integrating conjugative element protein — MSRFRHAVKDRDQHILTLRIACAVLAFFLMFACAGWMLAPSKLTVHNPPDLRSGSTRPWWEVPPPTVYSFAFYIFQQLNAWPKNGEVDYSAKINALSPYLTPSCQDFLKADAKKRGDAGELTDRVRVVYELPGRGYQSQSVTVQDRDHWIARLDVVADEYFHAEPVKRALVRYPLKVVRWEGDAERNPFGLALDCYAGVPQRLEAAPPAPKPEKSGVFQ, encoded by the coding sequence ATGAGCCGTTTTCGCCATGCGGTAAAAGACCGCGACCAGCATATTCTGACGCTGCGCATCGCCTGCGCCGTGCTCGCCTTTTTTCTTATGTTTGCCTGTGCCGGCTGGATGCTGGCACCCAGCAAGCTGACCGTGCATAACCCGCCGGATTTACGCAGCGGCAGCACGCGCCCCTGGTGGGAGGTGCCACCCCCGACCGTTTACTCTTTCGCCTTCTATATCTTCCAGCAACTGAATGCCTGGCCGAAAAATGGCGAGGTGGATTATTCCGCCAAAATCAACGCGCTGTCGCCGTATCTGACGCCGTCCTGTCAGGATTTCCTGAAAGCGGACGCGAAGAAACGCGGTGACGCCGGGGAGCTTACCGACCGCGTGCGCGTGGTGTATGAACTGCCCGGCCGCGGTTACCAGTCACAGAGCGTGACCGTACAGGATCGCGATCACTGGATTGCCCGCCTGGACGTGGTGGCAGACGAATATTTCCATGCCGAGCCGGTCAAACGCGCCCTGGTGCGTTATCCCCTGAAAGTGGTGCGCTGGGAAGGGGATGCGGAGCGCAACCCGTTCGGCCTGGCGCTGGACTGTTATGCCGGTGTGCCCCAGCGTCTGGAAGCGGCACCGCCTGCACCCAAACCGGAGAAGTCAGGAGTGTTTCAGTGA